In Bos indicus x Bos taurus breed Angus x Brahman F1 hybrid chromosome 1, Bos_hybrid_MaternalHap_v2.0, whole genome shotgun sequence, a single window of DNA contains:
- the LOC113898458 gene encoding keratin-associated protein 15-1: MSFNCSMRNSSCSLGGYLGVPVSTCDSFYPSNVVSSPSTFQLGSTLYGGCQENVFRPISFQTPCAVTRSFQTSCSHPQNFIFRSPCQTIYTGSLGFGNIGLGSFGCGNTGFQSLGSGSNFCSPTFVSSRSCRSSCY; this comes from the coding sequence ATGTCTTTCAACTGCAGCATGAGAAACTCCTCCTGTTCCCTTGGAGGTTACTTGGGGGTCCCAGTTTCCACCTGTGATTCTTTCTACCCCAGCAATGTTGTCTCCTCCCCCAGCACTTTCCAGCTGGGCTCCACTCTCTACGGTGGCTGTCAGGAGAACGTCTTTAGGCCCATCAGCTTCCAGACACCCTGTGCTGTCACCAGATCTTTCCAGACATCCTGCTCCCATCCACAGAATTTCATCTTCCGCAGTCCCTGCCAGACAATTTACACTGGATCTCTAGGGTTTGGAAATATTGGCCTTGGGTCTTTTGGTTGTGGAAATACTGGCTTCCAGTCTCTGGGCTCTGGATCCAACTTCTGCTCCCCAACTTTCGTTTCCTCCAGGAGTTGCCGGTCATCTTGTTACTAA
- the LOC113898465 gene encoding keratin-associated protein 13-1-like encodes MSYNCCSGNFSSRSLRDHLCYSGSSCGSSFPSNLVYRTDLCSPSSCQLDSSLYSQETCCEPIRTQTVVSSPCQTSCYRPRTCTFFSPCQTTCSGSLGFGSSNFQSIGHVFPSLGFGSGGFQSVGHSPNIFSSLSCRSSFYRPTFFSSRSGRSLSFQPTCGSGFY; translated from the coding sequence ATGTCCTACAACTGCTGCTCTGGAAACTTCTCCTCCCGCTCCCTCCGGGACCACCTGTGCTACTCAGGCTCCTCCTGTGGCTCCTCCTTCCCCAGCAACCTGGTCTACAGGACTGACCTCTGCTCTCCCAGCTCCTGCCAGTTGGACTCCTCTCTCTACAGTCAGGAGACCTGCTGTGAGCCCATCAGAACCCAGACTGTGGTGTCCAGTCCCTGCCAGACATCCTGCTACCGCCCGAGGACCTGCACGTTCTTCAGTCCCTGCCAGACGACTTGCTCTGGGTCTCTGGGCTTCGGTTCCAGTAACTTTCAATCTATTGGTCATGTTTTCCCATCTCTGGGCTTTGGATCCGGTGGTTTCCAATCCGTGGGTCACAGCCCCAACATTTTCTCATCCCTAAGTTGTAGATCCAGCTTTTACCGTCCGACCTTCTTCTCTTCTAGGAGTGGCCGGTCTCTTTCTTTCCAACCGACCTGTGGATCTGGCTTCTACTAA